A single region of the Pseudalkalibacillus berkeleyi genome encodes:
- a CDS encoding YlaN family protein, with protein sequence MSTEMVTGHREKAFALLKADAEKILKLIEVQMENLTMPQCPLYEEVLDTQMFGLSREIDFAVRLDLIEAEQGKALLESLERQLTSLYDAWSK encoded by the coding sequence TTGTCGACAGAGATGGTTACGGGTCATCGTGAAAAAGCGTTTGCGTTGTTAAAAGCAGATGCTGAAAAAATCCTAAAGTTGATCGAGGTTCAGATGGAAAATTTAACAATGCCGCAATGCCCTCTCTATGAGGAAGTACTCGATACACAAATGTTCGGACTTTCTAGAGAGATTGATTTTGCAGTACGGTTAGATTTAATTGAAGCTGAACAAGGTAAGGCTTTGTTGGAATCATTAGAACGTCAGCTGACGTCTTTATACGATGCCTGGTCTAAATAA